The Metabacillus schmidteae nucleotide sequence GAAGTAAGAATAACGAGGTATTATCGATCATCGAGAGGAGCTTGGCTTTCCAGGCTCTTTTTTCAGTAATCTTTAACTCTTTGAATATGAAAAAATATAGGTTATGAAGTAAAATGGAATTAGTAAATTGAAAGGGGATACATAAGGATGACATACAAGGCAAATGAGGGGCGTTATAAAGAAATGAAATATAATCGTGTAGGAAGATCAGGGCTACTGCTGCCTGCTATTTCACTAGGATTATGGCACAACTTTGGCGGGGGTGATTCGTTTGAAAACGGAAGAGCCATGCTGCAGAGAGCATTTGATCTAGGAATCACTCATTTTGATTTAGCAAATAACTATGGTCCGCCTCCAGGAAGTGCTGAAGAAATGTTCGGGAAGATCCTTAAAACTGATTTTGCACCATATCGTGATGAACTTGTCATTTCAACAAAGGCTGGCTATCATATGTGGGATGGACCTTATGGTGAATGGGGATCTAAGAAATACTTAATCGCAAGTCTTGATCAAAGTCTCAAAAGAATGGGTCTTGATTATGTTGATATCTTTTATTCACATCGACCAGACCCAAATACACCACTTGAAGAAACAATGGGAGCCCTTGATCAAATTGTCCGTCAAGGGAAAGCATTATATGTAGGGATTTCCAGCTATAATGCTGAGCAAACAGCTGAAGCTGTAAACATACTAAATGACCTTGGAACACCACTGTTAATCCACCAACCACGATATTCAATGTTCGACCGCTGGATTGAAAATGGATTGCAGGATGTGTTGCATGAAAACGGAGTGGGGTCTATTGCATTCTGTCCATTAGAACAAGGATTATTAACAAATAAATATCTTTCCGGAATTCCATCAGATTCAAGAGCTGCCAAAGCAAATACATTTTTAAGTGAAGAGCGAGTAACAGAGGATGTCATTAGTAAAGTAAAGCAACTAAATGAAATTGCTCAAAACCGCGGTCAAAACCTGGCACAAATGGCTTTAGCCTGGATCCTGCGTGAAGGCAGAGTAACTTCCGCATTAATTGGAGCAAGCAAAGTAAGTCAAATAGAAGAAAATGTCGCAGCACTCAATAACTTGGAATTCACAAAAGAAGAACTGTCTGAGATTGAGAGAATTCTAGAAGGGTAAGCTAAATACCTTGGGAAATCAGCTTATTAATAGGCAGATTTCTTTTTTATTTTATTTAATTAAACGTTTGTTTAAGTTGCTCAGCTTCGCCTGCGGGGCTCAAATATTCATCATTAGTAGTGTGAAAAACATTTG carries:
- the mgrA gene encoding L-glyceraldehyde 3-phosphate reductase, whose translation is MTYKANEGRYKEMKYNRVGRSGLLLPAISLGLWHNFGGGDSFENGRAMLQRAFDLGITHFDLANNYGPPPGSAEEMFGKILKTDFAPYRDELVISTKAGYHMWDGPYGEWGSKKYLIASLDQSLKRMGLDYVDIFYSHRPDPNTPLEETMGALDQIVRQGKALYVGISSYNAEQTAEAVNILNDLGTPLLIHQPRYSMFDRWIENGLQDVLHENGVGSIAFCPLEQGLLTNKYLSGIPSDSRAAKANTFLSEERVTEDVISKVKQLNEIAQNRGQNLAQMALAWILREGRVTSALIGASKVSQIEENVAALNNLEFTKEELSEIERILEG